One genomic window of Ziziphus jujuba cultivar Dongzao chromosome 4, ASM3175591v1 includes the following:
- the LOC107417140 gene encoding clathrin coat assembly protein AP180, producing MPSKLRKAIGAVKDQTSISLAKVASNNAVNLEVTILKATSHDAVPIDDRYVNEILQLIASNKTYAAACAQSIGKRIGKTKNWIVALKSLMLVLRIFQDGDPYFPREVLHAMKRGSKILNLANFRDDSNSSPWDYTAFVRTFALYLDERLDCFLTGKLQRRFTHKEKEKKKQKNQRENEPVTDMKPAMLLDRLSYWQKLLDRAIATKPTGTAKTNRLILISLYAIIQETFDLYRDISDGLALLLDSFFHLQYQSCVNAFQACVRASKQFEELSGFFNLCKSLGVGRTSEYPSVQKISDELIETLQEFLKDQASFPGRSPTQSPLPALTPKDFGSTSEKGEGYEISETVSEACSRCTSLEDLMSATGTSPSRSVEEIYSEKLEKQQEIEPDLTVAGGDDSKSEMETAFPVDQSRNSDFDFLSFDEWPIPDQEQKEEKGKETTTGMEEDVARNGWELVLVETALQPETSIRFQSGFPENLFDQSFMAQSQYNPFLQDSVDTPGVSTVIPASSSSVANSNGLGGFFGNDWFAFSFTPQSSSPSFSAQNSKEISMEPTFSAQSHNAFTQNSSETTTKTSPFSAQNSMEVKNTVPDFFSHNSTETRTTVPDFFSQNSSEATTTMAPTFFAQDSRETTAKAPSFFAENETTTVEPTFFAQNSKETTTMASSFFAQNETSTSTTTPTFVGQNSGESKAMSVTLFGENHNEISSAAPKFSSAQSSNEASIAPTFCAWNPKEMTASASASPTFYAQNPMKTTTTTTMGLFNENDPFRESFPVTHEQMYSGSGNNQQSLVHQQQLWLENQTKIIAKHMGS from the coding sequence ATGCCAAGCAAACTTAGGAAGGCAATCGGAGCAGTAAAAGATCAAACAAGTATCAGCCTCGCCAAGGTCGCAAGCAACAATGCCGTCAACCTTGAGGTCACGATTCTCAAAGCTACCTCCCATGACGCTGTTCCAATCGACGATCGCTACGTCAACGAGATCCTCCAACTTATCGCTTCCAACAAAACCTACGCCGCTGCTTGTGCCCAATCCATTGGCAAAAGGATCGGCAAGACTAAAAACTGGATCGTCGCTCTCAAATCTCTAATGCTCGTCCTCCGAATCTTCCAAGATGGCGATCCTTATTTCCCTCGTGAAGTCCTCCACGCCATGAAACGCGGCTCCAAAATTCTTAACCTCGCGAATTTCCGCGACGATTCCAATTCTAGCCCTTGGGATTACACTGCGTTTGTGAGGACGTTTGCTCTTTATCTGGATGAACGGTTGGATTGCTTTCTAACGGGGAAGCTTCAACGTCGTTTCACGCAtaaggaaaaagagaagaagaagcagaaaaacCAGCGAGAAAATGAACCGGTCACGGATATGAAACCGGCAATGTTGCTCGATAGGCTTTCGTATTGGCAGAAATTGCTCGATAGAGCAATCGCTACCAAACCCACCGGAACGGCCAAAACGAACCGTTTGATCCTGATTTCTCTGTATGCGATCATTCAGGAGACGTTTGATTTGTACAGAGATATTTCTGATGGATTGGCACTTCTTTTGGATAGTTTCTTCCATTTGCAATATCAATCTTGCGTCAATGCATTTCAAGCTTGTGTAAGAGCATCCAAACAGTTCGAAGAGCTTTCAGGTTTCTTCAATCTGTGTAAGAGTCTTGGTGTTGGGAGGACATCTGAATATCCTAGCGTCCAAAAAATCTCTGATGAGCTTATTGAAACTCTGCAAGAGTTCTTAAAAGATCAAGCTTCGTTTCCTGGTCGATCACCTACGCAATCGCCTCTACCTGCTTTGACGCCCAAGGATTTCGGATCCACATCTGAGAAAGGCGAGGGCTATGAGATATCGGAAACAGTGTCGGAGGCCTGTTCCAGATGCACGTCGTTGGAGGATTTGATGAGTGCGACAGGAACGAGTCCTTCGAGGTCGGTGGAAGAGATTTACTCGGAGAAATTGGAGAAACAGCAAGAAATTGAACCGGATTTGACCGTTGCCGGTGGTGACGATTCGAAATCAGAAATGGAAACTGCATTTCCGGTTGATCAATCGAGGAATTCCGATTTCGATTTCTTGTCGTTCGATGAGTGGCCGATTCCTGATCAGGAACAGAAAGAGGAAAAGGGGAAAGAAACGACAACGGGAATGGAAGAAGATGTTGCGAGAAACGGTTGGGAGCTTGTGCTGGTTGAGACGGCTTTGCAACCGGAAACGAGTATCAGATTCCAGTCCGGCTTCCCTGAAAATCTGTTTGATCAATCTTTCATGGCTCAAAGCCAGTACAATCCCTTCCTACAAGACTCTGTTGATACTCCAGGTGTTTCGACGGTAATTCCGGCATCGTCGTCGTCGGTCGCCAATTCCAACGGACTAGGAGGTTTCTTCGGCAACGATTGGTTTGCGTTCTCTTTCACTCCTCAGTCATCTTCGCCTTCCTTCTCTGCTCAGAATTCTAAGGAGATTTCAATGGAGCCGACCTTCTCTGCACAGAGTCACAACGCCTTCACACAGAACTCAAGTGAGACGACCACCAAGACATCGCCATTTTCCGCTCAGAATTCTATGGAGGTGAAGAATACGGTGCCCGACTTTTTTTCACATAACTCAACGGAGACGAGGACTACGGTGCCAGATTTCTTTTCGCAGAATTCTAGTGAAGCAACAACAACCATGGCGCCGACCTTCTTTGCACAAGATTCGAGAGAGACGACAGCCAAGGCTCCATCTTTCTTCGCAGAGAATGAAACGACGACTGTGGAGCCCACATTCTTCGCTCAAAATTCCAAAGAGACGACGACCATGGCTTCATCTTTCTTTGCACAAAATGAGACATCGACGTCAACAACGACGCCTACATTTGTGGGCCAGAATTCCGGTGAGTCGAAAGCCATGTCGGTGACATTGTTTGGAGAAAATCACAATGAGATATCATCGGCGGCACCAAAATTCAGCAGTGCACAGAGTAGCAATGAGGCATCAATAGCGCCGACATTCTGTGCATGGAATCCAAAGGAGATGACTGCGTCTGCATCTGCATCGCCAACGTTCTACGCGCAGAATCCAATGAAGACAACAACAACGACGACGATGGGGTTATTCAATGAAAATGATCCGTTTAGAGAATCATTTCCGGTGACACATGAACAAATGTACAGTGGGTCAGGGAATAATCAGCAAAGTTTGGTACATCAACAACAGTTGTGGTTGGAGAACCAAACTAAGATTATTGCCAAGCATATGGGTAGTTGA